The genomic interval atcatgaaattatatttttagtgtGATACGTATTCGATagtccaacaatattcatttaatatgatggtgattgcaaattttatttaatatttactggttctcattataccattttcatcatattttttatgctttcagaacgtcaaaaaagagacatgttgttattttgtataggTTATCTgtgtaacataaatatgaggataaacagtgcacacacatctcgtgCATAAAGACAAATTTTGCATGAATTTGAATGGGCTGTGTTCATTTCAagcttgcgatataaaaagctataacatacttttgaaaaatgagttgcgtctaagattatgcaatagtgaacaacttcagtgccttcagcgctttgattgtatcATATATTGGTTTGTTGGTATAGGTTTGTAACAGTAACGCACCTTGACCTATGTTTTCTCGCCGAAACCTCTGAATTCCGTTTTGCTCTAAAAATGCTCGTTTTCTTGCGGAGAACAGCCTTCGATTTCGCGAACAAACTTTGTGAGTTTTAAGAATAACTTACTGCAGTCATTTTTTATTTAGCGATGAATTTTGACTTGAATAGACGTTATAacgaaataatttaaattatgtttcaatCACTCAGCTTATTAAACGGGTTAATACACTGTTCATTTCGCATTGTAAAGTTGTACAAAACAAATTTCCAAACAAAGTTCGTTCAAACGTAAAGTCCACATAAGCATTTagttttatttcaacaaatgcaCGCCTGCATATCACCATCAGGTTAAGAATATATATTGTACCTTGAGCTTATAACTATGTTATAATAGATATTAACTATGTTAATAGATTTGTTGGTTAAGAAAATAGCGTTATTTTGTGTTgctatttatgtttatttgtatgagGGAGCATTCATCGCATCCACTCCTTGTCTAGAAAGCACATCTATATCTAAACATTAAccaatttcttttaaattatcagttttaCGTGTTCATGTACAGTTATCAACGTATGGTCGCTGTGTTTAGACGCAACACTCCGCGTTTGATAATCGCAGGCTGTGTTAATTGCTAGGTTACAATTTGGTCTCGGTGGTCCGAAACGACGACTCGCCGCTCTCCGTGGTGGCTTCGACATCACTGTGTAATAGTGGTAGTCGCATAATGTGTACGAGCTGGGCAAAGATTGCGGCAACTGACATTATTTTGccttaaacttttgtttttaaatagctCTTGATTGATTTCTGCAAACCATATGCAATGTAGACGGCAATTCTTATCCTCATGTTCTGTTGCAACAACCTGCATTTGTTTATCGAAACGATTTTTAAAGTCTTCGGCAATTTGATGTTACCGTATCTGATAATAGTCGATTCTACACACGTCACAACTAAGTGTCTGTTAAATGATCTACAATGTAAATGTCAATTGTGGAAACAACAGGGCCAAATATAGGTTAGATTATCCAATAGTTCCGTGTCAATTATGGAAACGACAGCGCCAAATGTAGCTAATATTATCTGATAGTTAAGTGTCAATTATGGAAACGACAGCGCCAAATGTAGCTAATATTATCAGAGAGTAAAGTGTCAATTATGGAAACAACTCGGCCAAATGTTGGTTAGATTATAAGAGAGTTAAGTGTCAATTATGGGAACGACTTGGCAAAATGTAGTTTATATTATCAGAGAGTTAAGTGTCAATTATGGAAACGGCAGCGCCAAATGTAGCTAATATTATCTGATAGTTAAGTGTCAATTATGGAAACGACAGCGCCAAATGTAGCTAATATTATCAGAGAGTTAAGTGTCAATTATGGAAACAACTCGGCCAAATGTTGGTTAGATTATAAGAGAGTTAAGTGTCAATTATGGGAACGACTTGGCAAAATGTAGTTTATATTATCAGAGAGTTAAGAGTCAATTATGGAAACGAACATGCCCATTGCAGGTTAAATTATCCGATCGTTCCGTGCATTCTATTGGTCTATTTTACAACGAAGATGCAAACTTTTGATAATGAACACCGTCTTAGCAACCAGCAGGGTGTCCACGAGATGCTTTGGAAACAGCAATAAGTGATAAAGCAATTGTTCAGCATacataaaacaaattttagcGTGATGTCAATTGTCATTCTTCCCGTttaaattgtttcaatatttgtttacatcGCGTTTGATATGTTCATATTTCTAAAACATAGATGCTCACTCGTGTGTGTCCAGTTAATATTGATATAGAAGCAAGATATGTAAACCGAACACACCATGAATGGTATTTACACAGGAGACTTAAACATGGATTTAGACTTACACCAAATTCTGCCCGAGTACACAATCGCCCCGCTCTGTATCATTCCAGCATCCCACAAATATATAACATGTAACGTTCTAAGGGATTGTATCAAACAAGCCGTTTAGAATTTAGTGTAAATAGATCTGTAAGATAGAGCCCTGCAAAACATGACGATAATTTAAGAACCTTTACATTATAAAACTTAATATACCGTGGTGTGGAACAAGAAAGAATGACAAAGGGAGATGAGAAATGTAAAGTTTATTTTCCTATAAAAGACAAAAATCATTCATAAACAGGATTTTGTTTACCATCCACCTAAATTAGATACACATGTCATTCAAGCTGCAAAACCAACATGTACTATTCATACATAAAGTCTGTAACAATCAAAATGCCTACAATGCCTTTCTCTCTGACCCACTGATGTAGTTCCCATGTATGGAAACCAACTACTGAGTGCATGTCATACACATCCCTTGTATGGGCACCAACTACTGAGGGCATGTCATACACATCCCTTGTATGGGAACCAACTACTGAGTGCATGTCATACACATCCCTTGTATATGAACCAACTACTGAAGGCATGTCATACACATCCCTTGTATGGGAACCAACTACTGAGTGCATGTCATACACATCCCTTGTATGGGAACCAACTACTGAGTGCATGTCATACATCCCTTGTATGGGAACCAACTACTGAGCGCATGTCATACACATCCCTTGGATGGGAACCAATTACTGAGCACATGTCATACACATCCCTTGTATGGGAACCAACTACTGAGTGCATGTCATACACATACCTTGGATGGGAACCAACTACTAAGCACATGTCATACATATCCCTTGTATGGGAACCAACTACTGAGCACATGTCATACATATCCCTTGTATGGGAACCAACTACTGAGTGCATGTCATACACATCCCTTGTATGGGAACCAACTACTGAGTGCATGTCATACACATCCCTTGTATGGGAACCAACTACTGAGTGCATGTCATACACATCCCTTGAATGGGAACCAACTACTGAGTGCATGTCATACACATCCCTTCTATGGGAACCAACTACAGAGCGCATCTCATACACATCAGCTACTAGAAACCCAGGCAAGTTAGTGACATGCATGCCTAGGAAACATACTACATATTATAAAATGAGGTTTCTGTGAAGCAATTGAAACAAATCTTCGACAAATTTTGTAAAACCAACAGTTTCCATGAGTAGAGCAACCTGGTCTACACATGATAAAATTGAATATGCATGTAGTAAAATAACATAGACATTGACAACATTCTTTTTGATATACAAATGGCTTGGTTAaagattaaaacatgtttttatgtaaGCACCTTATAATGAACTTATCccttaaaatgtataatattaacattaaatcTTATAAGCCAATCCCAGGCACTCCATGACAACAATGGAACAAACAACTAAAATATAGCATTTAAGAAAATTGTCAAATTAAGACATTAGAATGTTCTAATATGACAAACAAGAAAGCACACATGGTTCTGGCAAATTCCTCATTCAAGAATTTTAAGCAGGTGTTATATTCAATACAATACTGCAGCAGAGGACAATGCTTTCACATACAAACCATGTTATTTATATCACACTGGTGATCACAACAGACATGTACTGTGTTATATTTCTAAACACTGTCttgattttttaaatcaagactgcgcatgtattttgtttatttgttcccGCCAAAACTCTTGTAGGACCCTCAATCTCACACAAAGCCGAAAGCCTTGGTCTTTATGGCGAGCAGCAGTTTGCTCCTCAGTATCTGCTTGCTGGAGTAGATGGGGATGTAGAGGCGCGAGATGCATGTGTTAGCTGTTGGCAGGTGGTCGTCGTCCGCGGGCCGGATCGTGATGCTCGGCATCGGCTGGAAGCCCTCCTCACTGGCTGGCAGGGCAGGGCTCGACGTCCAGAAATACACCTGCAACCAGCAGACAAGACATAAACAGCAACCATAGCAACACGAGAAATAACAAAAGAGGGAAAGCATAGGAAAACATAGCAGGATATATTACAATAGAGGGGCAAACATAGCCGGAGATATGACAATAGCATGGGCAAACCATAGCTGGAGATATGTCAATATTGGGGCAACCATAGCTGGAGATGTGACAATATAGGGGCTACCATAACCAAAGATATGACAATAGCATGGGCAAACCATAGCTGGAGATATGACAATATAGGGGCAACCATAGCTGGAGATATGACAAAAGAGTGGCAAACACGGGCAACAATAGCCAGAGATATGAAAATGGAGGGGCAAACATGGGCCACCAAAGCAGGAGACATGACAAAAGAGGGGTAAACATGGACAACCATAGCTGGAGATAGGACAATAGAGGGGCAAACATGGGCAACCATAGCTGGAGATAGAACAATAGAGCGGCAAACATGGGCAACAATAGCCAGGATATGAAAATAGAGGGGCAAACATGGGCCACCATAGCAGAACTGACAAGAGAGGGGCAATCATAGCTGTAGATATGACAATAGTAAGGCAAACATGAGCCACCATAGCAGGAGAAATGACAAAAGAGGGGCAAACATTTACAACCATAGCTGGAGATAGGACAATAGAGGGGCAAACAAGGACTACCATAGCTGGTGATAGGACAATAGAGGGGCAACCATAGCTGAAGAAATGACAATAGCATGGGCAAACCATAGCTGGAGAAATGAAGGGAGGCAAACATGGGCTAAGAGGGGGAATGTACCTAGCAATGGAAAGAAGTGGTCAATTTTTTTGACACAGGGTGGTAGTAGctacacaaaataaaattgaatgctAAATATAATGTATAAAGAAACATGCTGCTAAAATGAGTGCCACCAACAATCATCAGTAGAGTGAAGACAGTAAACATTACTAAATGGAAATTGAAAGGGGAAAATTTCACATGACAGGAATCTTAGATGTAAATAAATGGAATGCAGGAACTAAATATCAGTCAAGGAGGTGAAAACCGCAAGTGGAAGAGAAGTGATATTGACAAATGTAACaaaagaacaagatgtgtttgtgaaacactatgtccccgtatacgatgtttgaccttcaaggatgaccttgaccttgacccttcactactcaaaatgtgcagctccatgagatacatgcatgccaaatatcaagttgatatattcaatattgcaaaagtattcataaaataagcgatttgggccacatatatttgacctctgaccttgaaggatgaccttgacctttcaccactcaaaatgtgcagctccatgagatacacatgcatgccaaatatcaagttcctatcttcaatattgcaaaagtattcataaaataagcgatttgggccacatatatttgtcctctgaccttgaaggatgaccttgaccttccaccactcaacatgtgcagctctattagatacaaatgcatgccaaatatcaagtagctttcttcaatattgcaaaagaatacaataaaatgagcgattttgacacatatatttgacctttgaccttgaaggatgaccttgaccttttaccactcaaaatgtgcagcttcatgagatacacatgcatgccaaatatgaagttgctatcttcaatatagcaaaagttatttcaaaatgttaaacttggcgcaaaccaaccaacagaccaaccaaccaaccaacagacagggcaaaaacaatatgtaccccattactatagtgggggacataaaaaagaaattGGCAAATGTTATAAAAGAGATGTTAAATTGAAAAATGATACAAAAGAGAAGAGACATTTGCAAATGTTACTGAAGTAAATTGACCTTGGCAATCTCTACTGGAGAGAAGTGAAATTGGCTAATGTTAGTGTAGAGAAGTGACATTGGAAAATGTTAGTGAAGAGAAGTGACATTGGAAAATGTTAGTGAAGAGAAGTGACATTGACAAATGTAAGTGAAGAGAAGTGACATTGGAAAATCATACTGAAGAGAGTTGAAATCAGCAAATGTTACTGAAACAAGGGACAAacttgtcacaaaaccaggttttcattgtgaaaaaaaatctgataaagggagaaaactcaaactgaacttttgaaatgaacaaacaaaattaaccccctttgtaagt from Dreissena polymorpha isolate Duluth1 chromosome 1, UMN_Dpol_1.0, whole genome shotgun sequence carries:
- the LOC127864556 gene encoding uncharacterized protein LOC127864556, with protein sequence MHVTNLPGFLVADVYEMRSVVGSHRRDVYDMHSVVGSHSRDVYDMHSVVGSHTRDVYDMHSVVGSHTRDVYDMHSVVGSHTRDMYDMCSVVGSHTRDMYDMCLVVGSHPRDVYDMHSVVGSHTRDVYDMPSVVGSYTRDVYDMHSVVGSHTRDVYDMPSVVGAHTRDVYDMHSVVGFHTWELHQWVREKGIVGILIVTDFMYE